The Ziziphus jujuba cultivar Dongzao chromosome 5, ASM3175591v1 genome segment ttggattatattatcttaaatatatttggatattatttattttcaaatatatttggaGAATTTTTCATAGTttcttaattaagaaaataaaaatattatattaatacatTATCAAGATTGGGTTGAAAACGCATGCTTATCAGGCTCTATATCAATTTAAGTTCTTCAAATTAAAGACATTAGATACTGTtagaattattttgttatctatttctagTACAAccgattatatatatttcaatcacTCAATTcctccaatttaatatttaatatgaaggttgcaaaaatgaatataataacaataataattcatattatgatataaatattttttttgtaatacatAACGTTATTATTTGTGAGTTAAAAATGTGGGTTATGCACGCAGTACATGATATTGGCACCATGGGCGATTCAGAACACATACTCATACATGTTTAAAGCggatgagaaagagagagacctGTTTCATTTCCTGATTTTACCACTTCTATTATTGAGATTTCTTCACAACCAGATTTGGATCACTCTTTCTCGTTACCGAACCACCAAAGGTAACAATCGGATCCTAGATAGAGGTCTCGAATTCGACCAAGTTGACAGAGAAAGGAACTGGTTAGTACTGATAACaacaattaattaactaaattaattaactaattcacttattaattaatttaatttgggtCTAATTAATAGGGACGACCAAATATTgttgaatggaatattgttaTACGTAGTAAGCAAGACAGTGAAACGGGCTTCAAACTTGCCGTTGTGGAGGGCAGATGGAGTGGTCATAACAATTTTGCTTCATGTGGGTCCGGTTGAGTTCCTTTATTACTGGCTCCACAGAGCTCTTCACCACCATTTCCTCTACTCTCGCTATCATTCTCATCACCATTCCTCCATTGTCACCGAGCCCATTACTTGtgcgttattattatttttaattttttatttttttgtggtcaatttctataaattatCTATTGGACTCCTAATAGCTAACCCCTTTTGTTGGAGGCTTATATATGATTATGTAATTtgattatgtatttttaattttctttactaaatattataaaaatatatttatgtggcAGCCGTGATTCATCCATTTGCGGAGCACCTAGCGTATTTCGTCCTGTTTGCGACTCCAATTCTGACCACATTGTTCACAGGAACCGTCTCAATAGCATCCTATACTGGTTACATAACTTTCATCGATTTCATGAACAATATGGGTCACTGCAACTTTGAGCTTGTTCCAATCTGGCTCTTCTCTATATTTCCACCTCTCAAGTACCTTATGTATACTCCATCGTAAGCCTTCCAAtcattctttcaatttttaatcaaCTTCGATTATTAATTACACGTACATGTAAAATATAACTCATAGCAAAAATGGcgattatttgataaatactcCATCCACAGGTTCCACTCtttgcatcacactcaatttcgaACAAATTACTCCTTGTTTATGCCAATCTATGACTACATCTATGGAACAATGGACAAATCTTCGGATTCTCTGTATGAGACTTCACTTAAAAGAGAGGAGGAAGTGCCAGATGTCGTGCATCTAACCCATCTAACAACACCAGAATCGATCTACCATCTGCGGTTGGGATTTGCCTCGTTGGCCTCTAAGCCCCACACATCATCAATATGGTACCTATGGTTAATGTGGCCAGTGACAATGTGGACCATGATGTTGGCTTGGATTTATGGTCGCACTTTTGTGGTTGAGAGGCATCGTTTTGATAAACTCAGATTGCAAACTTGGTCTATTCCCAAATACAAGTTCCAGGTAAGATAATTAAATACTGTTATACACATGTTAATCCAATTAAATGTGTTCTTCTAAATTCATTTGTTTTGCATTTGGGTATAATTGCTCTTCCATATATATGCTTTCCTAGTACTCCTTGCAATGGCAAAATCAATTTATCAACGGCTTGATTGAGGAAGCCATACTTGAAGCAGAGGAAAAGGGTGTTAAAGTGTTAAGTCTAGGTCTCTTGAACCAGGCAAGTTTTTGCTTCTTAATTTTTCAGATATTTACTTTTTGTCCCTATTTctatttaagataaaaataataataaatttattttcagaGTGAGGAGTTGAATAGATACGGAAGGCTTTATGTGGAAAAGAATCCAAAGCTGAAAGTCAAGTTGGTGGATGGAAGTAGCCTAGCAGTGGCTGTAGTTCTAAACAATATACCAAAAGGGACTACCCAAGTTCTTCTTAGAGGCAAACTTACCAAGGTCGCTTACGCCCTTGCCTTGGCTCTGTGCCAAAAGGGTATCCAggtaaatatcatcaatatagacacacacgcacacatatAAATTCATATACACGGTGAATTGTTGaggatatttttcttttttttttggagaagaaaataattaagcaATAACGATAACtatataaatgataatttaCGACAActtaattattgattaattgtGTAAACATCAAAGGAAAAAGCATTTATTCGATGGTTCAAGGTAACTGAAATTTATGTTCAACATGAATGATTGTATTTGGGTATTATTgtaatgaccaaaaaaaaaaaaaaaaaatcatgaataaatATGTATCTGAAGCTCATGATTTCAGGTAGCTACAGTGAATGAGGATGAGTATCTGAAGCTTAACAAATCATTGACTGCCAATTTATCATGTGCAAGTAAATTGGTTCTCTCAAAATGTTCTTCTCAAAAggtaataataataccaattaCTTAATTGATCATATATATCCTGCTTAGGCTCCTACCAATTTACCAATATTAATTGAATACTGTTGCAGATATGGCTAGTGGGAGATGAATTGAGTGATGAAGAGCAGTTAAAGGCTTCGAAGGGAACAACATTTATTCCATTCTCCCAATTCCCACCTAAGAAATTGCGCAAAGACTGCTTCTACCACTACACACCAGCAATGGTTCCTCCTACATCTCTTGAGAATCTACACTCTTGTGAGGTAATTaaccaataattttcaatttggtcATGACCTATTGATATCATCTTTTGGTATAATCAGTCTCTTATTAGatcaactaaataaaaatttggtttATAACATGTAACAGAATTGGTTGCCAAGAAGGGTGATGAGTGCATGGCGTATAGCAGGGATGGTGCATGCCTTGGAAGGTTGGAATGAACATGAATGTGGTAACAACGACACCATCTCCAACAATATTGAAAAAATCTGGGAAGCAGCTCTTCAACATGGGTTTCAGCCTATCATGAATTTCAACTAATCAATCGTTATGTTAgcctaattataattataaaaatattgtatgcattaatattttggctttttctaattattactattattaggtTTGTTCCTTTATGCAAAATAAGTTTCCACATCGTGTGAGATCATTGAAGGATGTTGTGTTGAACTATTCTTCATTGACATAGATTTATATCAGTTACAAGTGGAACAAGGTTATTAATATTGAATGATAAACTACAGAAATATTTATATAGCTCCCAAGTTCTTACTGCGTAACGCcatatatgttgatgacatgcTTGCTGCACTTGAGGCAttgataattttgttaaaagtgtggaaattttaatatatttacatatatttgtcaATTTGTTGTGTGATTGATGCAAATACAGATAATATATGGGACAGAATTTGGCATAAATTAGAGGAATGTTTATCATACACAAATGGTAGCTTTTAAATGGCACTCGATGGAATTTATGGAAACATGTTAGATAGATGTTAGATAGATGGAAGTAGTTATTCAGGTTGCTAAACTGTTGTTATATACAGCAAGCAAGGCACTGAAGAGTGAGACATTAAACCTGTCAATTACAGATGgagtaattataaaaattctgCTTCATATGGGTCCGGTGGAATTCCTTTACTACTTGCTTCACAGAGAACTTCATCGCTATTATCTTTACTCTCGATGCCACTCTCATCACCTTTCCTCTATTGTCACTGAGCCAATTACTTGTAAGCTCCACCTATTTCCCTTACAATATTATTCATCTACCTTCCtactttttatgaatttttgtaactatagttttatttttattaatttcttaaatccaatTAGGACCCATCTGAATTTAAATCACAGAGAGGTATCTAGTCGTGATATTCCTTGGGTACCCAAAAGAATGACACAAACAAAAGGATTAATCTTACACAAACAAAAGGATTAAtcttacttttctttttaatattaactaacaaaaatatgatatgatGAGTTGATTTCACTTATTTGACAGCTGTCACCAACCCATTGGCGTAACACGTTGcgtattttttttccctgtttgcAATCCCAATGTTGACTACAGTGTTCCCTTGTCAAATTGGGAATTTTCAACAGAAATGACATCTTCTTTCAGATCCAAGAGCTCAAGCATGGCCTAAAACAATACATGCATGGTGTTGGAGCTATTCTGGTTTTTATAGTTACAAAGCTTCAGCAGTAATTCTTACTTGAGGAAGATGCcagctgtcaggacccgtccagaattccttcctcggaaccctagacagccctgatcccagggaaaccctaccgaactctccaacggaaaatccggcaaagcctcccctaagggatttacttaccacaaattacctgcactgaaaacacacttcaaaaaaagcatccccttattcctcccacaaactacaaactgattccacaaatttcagcacttctcaaaaacaataacagcagcaacccagtgcaaaaagaacaaccacacgtccaatacagtatacagagcattatacagttacatgcggaatttataaaatgacagatacggaaacaatacaaggtgaagaggaaaaagggaagaaaaacttcttgaaccttcggcaacgaactgagacgttgggctcgccccggagaatcaacgtctccaacttggacctaggggaacagaatttaagagtgtgagatgctaatcatctcagtgagtgaccctatctactatacaatataataccacagtaatacagtagatagataataattaattggaaaataataatttctctcaaaacccttacaattctctcagttggaaaagttccccttttaaaacattttcacaaaactcgatgtacgtactccccgaaaaccaagacatcaaataatttaataacaacaaacaaataaataaataaataccccaaatataaataaaatgtaataaattataataaataattttttttgaacacctttggggttttaaactttatttacaatttacaccgacaattacacctgacgcaccacaccatataccggtgatgccctccgatacccagcgtcccgaggtaccgactggcgggggggttaaagagagaaacctgcagtggtcacttcggcgtcccgacagtaccgactgctaaaaaccatcacccggccaagga includes the following:
- the LOC107421712 gene encoding very-long-chain aldehyde decarbonylase CER1: MASKPGILSDWPWKPLGSFKYMILAPWAIQNTYSYMFKADEKERDLFHFLILPLLLLRFLHNQIWITLSRYRTTKGNNRILDRGLEFDQVDRERNWDDQILLNGILLYVVSKTVKRASNLPLWRADGVVITILLHVGPVEFLYYWLHRALHHHFLYSRYHSHHHSSIVTEPITSVIHPFAEHLAYFVLFATPILTTLFTGTVSIASYTGYITFIDFMNNMGHCNFELVPIWLFSIFPPLKYLMYTPSFHSLHHTQFRTNYSLFMPIYDYIYGTMDKSSDSLYETSLKREEEVPDVVHLTHLTTPESIYHLRLGFASLASKPHTSSIWYLWLMWPVTMWTMMLAWIYGRTFVVERHRFDKLRLQTWSIPKYKFQYSLQWQNQFINGLIEEAILEAEEKGVKVLSLGLLNQSEELNRYGRLYVEKNPKLKVKLVDGSSLAVAVVLNNIPKGTTQVLLRGKLTKVAYALALALCQKGIQVATVNEDEYLKLNKSLTANLSCASKLVLSKCSSQKIWLVGDELSDEEQLKASKGTTFIPFSQFPPKKLRKDCFYHYTPAMVPPTSLENLHSCENWLPRRVMSAWRIAGMVHALEGWNEHECGNNDTISNNIEKIWEAALQHGFQPIMNFN